From a region of the Procambarus clarkii isolate CNS0578487 chromosome 18, FALCON_Pclarkii_2.0, whole genome shotgun sequence genome:
- the LOC138365882 gene encoding uncharacterized protein, which translates to MSISGESGSSVTVYSVHSRRTLRGTPGSTLTTIGRLDGSIELPKSAQNYTNRPSITGEKPDHAATATRKRARAASTRGQQRSGARTQPARARTKPARFASPSSGGSSGGSDTDGDHTSQRPTAGIAAGGTASQPPPLSADDWTTLQALIAQARGPSHATSLPAMGTSEADPAALPPSTDRRPRARARGHTSRRRASSSSPSSFDESPEERAPPTFSSPWPGQLRATTGSSIPLLGVHVPQALREKVWANKYVHLGHLLAYERESGSFESHSATFPDAKQPGKKQPPLTPDQWAHGLDIYATIYVEKHPAEAQALFTYARYVKTMKTTLKGDWMWYDKAFRWDRERSGSSWLDYRLDLEFRSVQHIAQAAAQPMRQEAGRPAALFLSSARAAGLPPGYCFAYHSRGPGCTFTSCSFKHYCPRCRRRHPAYNPCPPARPRDEPTQEQRPLRLRLPFWGFRGSVPWRFPLSSLCVQGCLIPRLGLCDQCSLGRTGALGSQHGTRVCGWCCTADILDPSGLCDPAPFGLRHYGSLSQPGVLWSVALWGWFLSVALLPSSWSLAPCTDQIWGVFARRLGTWRWTSSCWHGPSISHFQWHYSPTARSLRWMLFGRIGRGGGSCSFIPRSSCCFGCWFSSNPIRYKGFWPHDGQLSLSFRCCLLGV; encoded by the coding sequence tggcgagaagccggatcatgcagcaactgcaacacggaagagggctcgggcggcgtcgacgcgaggacaacagcgcagtggtgcaaggacgcaGCCGGCCAGGGCCAGGACGAAGCCCGCCCGTttcgcctccccctcctcggGCGGCTCCTCGGGCGGCTCTGATACGGACGGCGACCACACATCCCAGAGGCCCACTGCCggcatagcggcgggtggcacagcgtcgcagcctccacccctgtcggccgacgattggacgacgctgcaggcgcTCATCGCGCAGGCCCGGGGGCCCTCTCACGCCACAAGCCTTCCGGCCATGGGGACCTCCGAGGCCGACCCTGCCGCCCTGCCCCCCTCCACCGACCGTCGCCCACGGGCCAGGGCCAGGGGGCATACGTCGAGGCGACGTGCGAGCTCCTCCAGTCCGTCCTCCTTCGACGAGTCCCCCGAGGAGAGAGCGCCCCCCACTTTTTCTAGCCCCTGGCCGGGGCAACTCCGGGCGACCACGGGCTCCAGCATCCCACTCTTGGGCGTGCACGTCCCGCAAGCCCTTCGGGAGAAGGTCTGGGCAAACAAGTATGTGCACCTCGGGCACTTGCTTGCCTATGAGCGGGAATCAGGTTCTTTCGAGTCCCACTCTGCGACATTCCCTGACGCAAAGCAGCCTGGTAAGAAGCAGCCGCCCCTGACGCCGGACCAGTGGGCGCATGGCCTTGACATCTACGCCACTATCTACGTCGAGAAGCACCCAGCGGAGGCTCAGGCGCTGTTTACCTATGCGCGTTACGTGAAGACCATGAAGACGACCCTCAAAGGCGACTGGATGTGGTACGATAAGGCCTTCAGATGGGACAGGGAGAGGTCGGGCTCTTCATGGTTGGACTACAGGCTGGACTTGGAATTTCGCTCGGTGCAACACATCGCCCAGGCCGCTGCTCAGCCGATGAGGCAGGAGGCAGGGCGACCGGCAGCACTTTTTCTCTCCAGCGCCCGGGCAGCTGGGCTACCCCCGGGCTACTGCTTCGCCTACCACTCGAGGGGACCCGGCTGCACTTTCACCTCatgttcattcaagcactactgcCCACGCTGCCGAAGGAGGCACCCTGCCTACAACCCATGCCCTCCAGCACGGCCTCGCGACGAACCCACACAGGAGCAGCGCCCACTGCGTCTTCGGCTTCctttttggggttttcggggttctgtgCCATGGCGCTTTCCATTGTCCTCGCTCTGTGTTCAAGGATGCCTCAtccctcggctggggctttgtgaccagtgctcactggGCAGGACAGGGGCATTGGGCTCCCAGCATGGTACTAGAGTTTGCGGCTGGTGCTGCACTGCAGATATTTTGGATCCTTCAGGGCTCtgtgatccggctccattcggactgcgccACTATGGTTCATTGTCTCAACCGGGGGTTCTCTGGTctgtggctctttggggctggttccTTTCAGTAGCTCTTCTACCGAGTTCTTGGAGTTTGGCTCCCTGTACGGATCAGATTTGGGGAGTGTTTGCCAGACGTTTGGGcacctggaggtggacctcttcatgtTGGCATGGTCCCAGCATTTCCCATTTTCAGTGGCACTATTCCCCAACTGCGAGGTCTTTGAGGTGGATGCTTTTTGGCAGGATTGGTCGAGGTGGAGGTTCCTGTTCCTTTATCCCCAGGTCCAGTTGTTGCTTTGGGTGTTGGTTCAGCTCGAATCCTATCAGGTACAAGGGCTTCTGGCCACATGATGGCCAGCTCAGCCttagtttcaggtgctgcttgctcggtgtctga